AGTTTTTAATTGATTCAAGGTTATTTTGATGCATAAGCAGTATCAAAGTAAAATCActttagttcaaattcaaagTAGCAATAAGACTTTCATCAACTCATTTCCATGCCATTGTCATAACTAATAAGTTGAAATATTAAGTtataaagtatattattatCCAATGCAATTTATCAACCAACTTTGGTCTTGGTGAATATAACCACTCAAAATGGTAGTCTTATGAAAGTTATCTAGGTCTAAAATAAAGTCATATATGGCCAGCTTAACCACAATCCatgatgaaaaggaaaaaatgcaTAAGGTTTCCCGTTAATAATAATTGATGAAGCTTTCAACTTCCCTTTagtatgattaaattgaatattttcaatttctagCTTTGACTATGAATGTTAAGTAAGATCATATCACTTTCCGTAAGCTGATATATCATCCCTAGATAGACATCCAAGCCAAATCATATCTACTTCATAAGAATAAAAAGTCCAAGGCCATATTGGGCCTTCTTATTCAAAAGAATCCctcaatattttcaaaagctAAATGAAACTGGAAAGAAATAAAGTGAACATGCGAAGAATAAACAATGCAATTTGTATGCTTTAAATGCTAGGAACCAAAGGGGGAATCCTTGTGTTAGATATTAACTTATGTAACCAGTCTTAGTATATCAAATTGCAGCTCTTTTTTTGGCATGCATAGTGAAACTATCTTCTAGTCCTCAGGGTTAGCAGCACAGTCACATTTCACTTACCTCTAATATAACAATTCCAAGAGCAGCCCACTTGATAATAGTCCAGTTTTCTTCCAGAAAGTCGTATATCATATCAAAATCTCCAGTTTTATCAGTAGGAAGTTCCTAAAGATATAAGCACTAATTAGATAACCAGGCAGACCATCTTCAATCAAATGGGAGGTAGGAAGTAACCAAAAAGTTAACACATAACTTACATCTTTCCAGTTTTTGTCAAAGAATATGAAAGCTGCACATCCCAGCTCCACCAAGATCAGCAAGATCACCAAAACTGAATACTATATTGCCTTAAGGAAACCAATCATcatgaaagagaagaaaaaaaaatgggtagGAATGAGGATGAATAAAGTAGCTGTTTATGAACTACTAGATTATACTTTTTATGAAGCTACACACTGTCTATGTGATATCATCATTGCCACTTTGAAAACCATCAAACAACTAATTAGGATACACAAGTCAAGCAGCATAAATTCCGTGTTGCAGCTCCAATACAACCAAAACAAGAGATAACAAAGAGAACCGCCCCTActccaataaataaatatataaacctgcaaaattggaaaaaagaTAGTTAAAACACGAGAGAACATGCAGAGAATTCCACTCAAATAAGCACATGAGTTCctattcaaattcatatattcaagAACAAGTATATAAGTACATCTAAGAACCATCATAAGATCCTCCAATGGCATACATGACCTTTAGAAAACAAAGGGTCCACACGTCATGAACTAGAAAGCATAAATATGTTATCCCAGCATATAATAAGTAAAACGACCCCACCCATGATTATTAGGGGATCTTAGGAGCAGAAATCATTCAAGCTAGTATAACAGAAATTCAAGAGCAGTGAgtcaaatttatattaaatgtaaaagcTTTGCTAAAGAAGAGgggaattttataatttctacaCTGCCACATTGTGCACTCAATCGAGGCAAGCATGCTAAAATGATTAAGAAACATAATACCAAACAAGAAGGAAATGTTGAGAACCCATACCATGCTTTTGGCAGATTATCAAAAATACTAGACGAAAGAGACACAGCCATGAGCATGGGGCGACGAAACTGTATCAAATCTTGATCACTACCAACAGGTGACAAAAGCATTGCAGTATCGGCAGCATTTTTGTACTCAACAAACAAATAGATCCCGTATCCAACCATTGCCAAACCAGCAAGAGTCATCAAAAAGTTCAAGAGCTTCAACAAGCACTCTAAGCATCCTCGACAAGCCATTCCCAAAATGATCTGTATTGATCCTTTCTATCACAGTTTCAATGAGTATCTCCTATTTAATCAACTTGTAAATTACCTTAAGAAAAAAGGAGGAGGAAAAACCCACATTTAAACTTTAGAATTACATCAATAAATAAACCAGAAATTTGCATCAATCATGGAAAAGGGCATCTgcgaaaaaaaaatgtaaatttgtttATATGATAAAACCATTAGACtcatttaaacaattttacatttttttttgttgaccaaaaagaaattgaaacaaGAACTAATAAGATCATCTTATTTATGCAATGTAAACGGaaacaataaacaaaatttctaCTTAGCGTTatgaaccaaaatcaaaatcaattcaacGCTTCGCacgaataaaaaatatttaaaaaaagaaaagaaaattggaaataaaGAACTTACAATTCAGGAGTGAGGATTATTGGTTGATTTGAAGtgatagtaataataaaattttcggAGATGGTTTTGTGAAAACAGAGGAGAAGGGATTCAAAGGGTGGGAAAAATAAGGACCGCTTTTCCTATTTTTGCTATTTCCTGTCGTCTATGGCAAGCTGGCATCGCATTTTGAGTTTTCCTGTTTCCACCACAttgatcaaatttgaaaatgccATTATTGCCCCCTTTTAAGTCaagcattattttatttattattttcatatttaaatattgattGAGGCCTTGTGTTCTTTTTTGGATAACTACTTGGTTaacaacattttcaaattttggtttcTAAATGTAAAAAACAAGAGGCGGTTGTCACATGTCATCTAAAAGGTGTAGTTGAAAGGAAGGACTGTGATTTAAGACCAAGAATTTGGGCGGTGAGAGGGCGGTAATCTTTGTGGCCCactatcaaattttattttactaatttagcTCTTTAGTGAATGGGGGACCCATTTCTTCATTTTAAAtctttgaataaaattaaacctaTTCATGGGTCGGGTCATTCGGTGCTGTTCGAAGGCTCATTAGAAAAGTGagaatatttggataaaaatgtaagcctaaaaaatgagtttaaataaaaaaataagtccCGTTTAAAAAATAGCCTAGGCCCCAGATAAGACATTTTTTACCCTGAGCTCGACTCGAATTcacaaaatgacaaaaaatatgttattttcttgttgttttaatgctattttattgttattttctccctattttactacaatttcattattatgttaacactattttgttgttattgtttggatattgtataacacttattttattgttaattttgttattatttaagaGGCATTTGTTTGTTAAAGTTACATTATCTTAatgacataattttttaaaatttatttttaatttgttgggaaatatttattttaacatttttagtattttttatgtattatatatatttaaaaattatataaaaaattaatacagcCGGGCCAAAGTTTTAACGTTTTTATCTGGGTTGggcttgagcaaaattttaagcccatttttcgggtgGGGCTCGGGCTTAACAAATGGGCCTAAGTGTTTTGTTAGACCCGACCCGgaccatgaacacctctagttatttcattcatttataaattgttttatacaattctataaaaattaaacttaataatactAAAACGAACAACtactaaattataataaactcacaatttaagtgaaaaaatgtaaaaaaatgattttataaaaataatacaaaaataaatctcATGACCTAtgcccatttttaaaatttattttaaaattaaaaacaccttattttgtaaaataaataaattgttttattatttttaataatatatcaattcatttaaaacttaaatataattaaagaaacctaaatctttatttttttggttattttgagttatttttaatatgtttaaatattatagaTGTTTTTATATacagtttttatttataaataattcatatatattttaacatattcattttacacatgttatgtttttttaatcatttattttatgttgtgtTTATGTCATTCACAAATTGTTTAATATCACACTTAATTTGTTATCATGattcaatttagaaaaaaattatgtgttGGTGTTGGTCaccttgaattatttaaaataatttattttaataattaaaatttaaaataaatatgtaactta
The Gossypium raimondii isolate GPD5lz chromosome 8, ASM2569854v1, whole genome shotgun sequence DNA segment above includes these coding regions:
- the LOC105791963 gene encoding tobamovirus multiplication protein 2A; the encoded protein is MACRGCLECLLKLLNFLMTLAGLAMVGYGIYLFVEYKNAADTAMLLSPVGSDQDLIQFRRPMLMAVSLSSSIFDNLPKAWFIYLFIGVGAVLFVISCFGCIGAATRNLCCLTCYSVLVILLILVELGCAAFIFFDKNWKDELPTDKTGDFDMIYDFLEENWTIIKWAALGIVILEALIFLLALLVRAANRPADYDSDDEFIAPRPQIRQPLINRPPAPAAGVPVVPTLEQRPSRNDAWSTRMREKYGLDTSEFTYNPSESNRYQPVAPQPAEERSRCTIM